The Deltaproteobacteria bacterium genome includes a window with the following:
- a CDS encoding potassium transporter Kup yields the protein MLGALGVVFGDIGTSPLYALRECFTHNHQIAINHNNVMGILSLILWSLLIGISFKYMTIVLRADNKGEGGILSLMSLASSVVEKGSKRNIVILTLGLFGASLLYGDGIITPAISVLSAVEGLQVVFPESQNWVVPITCAILAVLFVFQSLGTTRIGFFFGPLILIWFLVIGIMGAVQIMAHPEILMAINPAYAFNFFKDNPTFGYLVLGSVVLVITGGEALYADMGHFGSRPIRLCWFYIALPALVLNYFGQGSLLLNSPESISNPFYLLAPGWAQVPLIILSTLATTIASQALISGVFSITRQAVQLGFCPRINVIHTSVREIGQIYVPFVNWALFLGVIWLVLNFKSSSHLAAAYGIAVSGTMLITTILAFYVAIKKWKWPILPSSILFLIILLFDVSFFFPNLLKITHGGWVPLVLGGTVYILMTTWQKGRRILAEALKTKSIPVTELIKKIEIEKPYRVQGTAIYMSSDPWGVPIPLLHNLRHNKVLHERVIFLTISTKEIPFVNKSERVQLECFGQNVYRIVASFGFMETPKIKHILEACRLKDFNILLNETTFVLGRETILPSSMLGMALWREWLFAVMAKNAARPTAFFRIPPNSVIEVGIQIEI from the coding sequence ATGCTCGGGGCCCTTGGGGTTGTTTTTGGGGATATCGGGACCTCCCCTCTCTATGCCCTCCGAGAGTGCTTCACCCATAACCATCAAATTGCTATCAATCATAATAATGTAATGGGAATCCTATCTTTAATTCTATGGTCACTTTTAATTGGAATCAGTTTCAAATACATGACTATTGTTTTACGAGCAGACAACAAAGGTGAAGGTGGAATTTTATCCCTGATGAGCCTTGCCTCCTCTGTGGTTGAAAAAGGATCAAAAAGAAACATTGTTATTTTAACTTTGGGATTATTTGGAGCCTCTCTTCTCTACGGTGATGGGATCATCACTCCTGCGATTTCTGTGCTTTCTGCTGTTGAAGGCCTACAAGTGGTCTTTCCTGAATCTCAGAACTGGGTGGTCCCTATTACCTGCGCCATCCTCGCTGTCTTATTTGTGTTCCAGTCCTTGGGAACAACAAGAATCGGATTCTTCTTTGGACCTTTAATACTCATTTGGTTTTTAGTTATTGGAATCATGGGAGCTGTTCAAATTATGGCTCATCCTGAAATTTTAATGGCCATAAATCCTGCCTATGCATTTAATTTCTTTAAAGACAACCCCACGTTTGGCTATCTAGTGTTAGGAAGCGTTGTCCTCGTGATTACAGGAGGGGAGGCTCTGTATGCTGATATGGGCCATTTCGGCAGTAGACCCATTAGACTTTGTTGGTTTTATATCGCACTTCCAGCTTTGGTTTTAAATTATTTTGGCCAAGGCTCATTGCTTTTAAATTCTCCCGAATCCATCAGCAATCCTTTTTACCTATTGGCTCCAGGCTGGGCCCAGGTTCCTTTAATTATCCTTTCAACTTTGGCTACGACTATTGCTTCCCAGGCACTTATTTCTGGAGTTTTTTCTATCACCCGTCAGGCCGTGCAGCTGGGATTTTGTCCGCGGATCAATGTTATTCACACTTCAGTTCGCGAGATTGGTCAAATCTATGTGCCTTTTGTAAATTGGGCTTTATTTCTTGGTGTGATTTGGCTTGTTTTAAATTTCAAATCTTCAAGTCATTTAGCCGCGGCTTACGGGATTGCCGTATCTGGAACCATGCTAATCACAACCATTCTCGCTTTTTATGTGGCAATCAAAAAGTGGAAGTGGCCTATTTTACCGTCCTCAATTTTATTTTTAATTATTCTCTTATTTGATGTGAGTTTCTTTTTCCCGAATCTCTTGAAAATCACCCACGGAGGCTGGGTTCCCCTTGTTCTTGGGGGAACCGTCTATATTCTGATGACCACTTGGCAAAAAGGCAGACGCATTCTTGCTGAAGCCTTGAAGACAAAATCAATTCCTGTCACTGAGCTCATCAAAAAAATTGAGATAGAAAAGCCCTACCGGGTCCAAGGTACAGCTATTTATATGTCTTCTGACCCTTGGGGTGTTCCCATTCCTTTGCTTCATAACCTGCGGCATAATAAAGTACTTCACGAAAGAGTTATTTTCTTAACTATTTCCACCAAAGAAATTCCTTTTGTAAACAAAAGCGAAAGGGTTCAACTAGAATGCTTTGGGCAAAATGTTTATCGAATCGTGGCTTCTTTTGGGTTTATGGAAACACCCAAAATTAAACATATTCTGGAGGCCTGCCGCTTGAAAGATTTTAATATCTTACTGAATGAGACCACTTTTGTTCTTGGAAGAGAAACCATTCTGCCCTCTTCCATGCTTGGTATGGCTCTTTGGCGTGAGTGGCTTTTTGCGGTCATGGCAAAAAATGCTGCCCGACCCACAGCCTTTTTCCGTATCCCTCCCAATTCTGTTATTGAAGTAGGAATTCAAATTGAAATTTAA
- a CDS encoding methyltransferase domain-containing protein: MTSSFHFFKAAIKEPLQISTLFQTSSSVVKALISPLQVDPHCSVLELGVGAGAVTEKIFKNMSDKDKYIGIEINEDLYKFVSNRYKGFKFICSSAEAISDYSEKRKFDLIVSTLPWSLFDRQIQQNIIEQVKLHLEKGGYFKTYLACNAVLTNSGARFQNLLKEKFEVTSHWEVLNIPPAKIFECRLKT; the protein is encoded by the coding sequence ATGACATCTTCTTTTCATTTTTTTAAGGCGGCTATAAAAGAACCATTACAGATTTCAACATTGTTTCAAACATCATCTTCCGTAGTGAAGGCATTAATTTCGCCATTACAGGTTGATCCCCATTGTTCTGTTTTAGAGTTGGGAGTAGGGGCTGGTGCTGTCACTGAAAAAATTTTTAAAAACATGAGTGATAAGGATAAATATATTGGTATTGAAATAAATGAAGATCTTTATAAGTTTGTTTCAAATAGATATAAAGGTTTTAAATTTATTTGTAGTTCTGCGGAAGCCATTTCTGATTACAGTGAAAAACGGAAATTTGATCTGATCGTTTCGACCCTCCCTTGGTCATTGTTTGATCGGCAAATTCAACAGAACATTATTGAGCAGGTTAAATTGCATCTTGAAAAAGGTGGGTATTTTAAAACCTATCTTGCTTGCAATGCGGTTTTAACCAACTCTGGTGCTCGATTTCAGAATTTATTAAAAGAAAAATTTGAAGTAACATCACATTGGGAAGTATTAAACATCCCTCCAGCAAAAATCTTTGAATGCCGCCTCAAAACTTAA
- a CDS encoding thiolase family protein, with the protein MNRVVIVSSLRTPVGRFQGSLGALPAPKLGAIVIKETMKRFSLSAEAIDEVIMGEVLAAGVGQAPARQAAIFGGLSNKTPCLTINKVCGSGLKAVMLGADAITLGHSHVVLAGGQENMTLAPHLLENSRSGFRMGPAMVADSMLKDGLWDPYGNSHMGSFGDLCARENHFTREMQDQFAIESYQFAQNAMTQNYFKNEIVPVIIENKKGNILVDKDEEPFNTQFDKIPTLKPAFEKEGTVTAANASKINDGAAVHLLMSETQAQKSGLKPLARIVAYATNAHDPSYFTTAPVGAIKKVLNLANLKVSDIDRWEINEAFSVVTLFAIKELELTRAKVNSHGGAIAIGHPIGASGARILATLVHGLHTHQQKYGLATLCIGGGEAVAMIIERV; encoded by the coding sequence ATGAACAGAGTCGTGATTGTCAGTTCGCTCAGAACTCCTGTCGGAAGATTTCAAGGAAGTTTAGGTGCCCTTCCTGCTCCTAAATTAGGAGCCATCGTGATTAAAGAAACTATGAAAAGATTTTCACTATCAGCCGAGGCAATTGATGAAGTGATCATGGGTGAAGTTTTAGCCGCAGGGGTTGGGCAAGCACCCGCCAGACAAGCCGCCATCTTTGGTGGACTCAGCAACAAGACTCCTTGTTTAACCATTAACAAAGTTTGTGGATCTGGTCTTAAAGCCGTCATGCTAGGCGCCGATGCGATCACCCTAGGGCACAGCCATGTTGTCCTTGCCGGTGGCCAAGAAAATATGACCCTGGCCCCTCACCTCCTCGAAAACTCAAGATCGGGATTCCGAATGGGACCAGCCATGGTAGCTGACTCTATGCTCAAAGATGGGCTCTGGGATCCCTATGGAAATTCCCATATGGGTTCCTTTGGGGATCTTTGCGCAAGAGAAAATCACTTTACAAGAGAAATGCAGGATCAGTTTGCCATTGAATCCTATCAATTTGCCCAGAATGCCATGACTCAGAATTATTTCAAAAATGAAATTGTTCCGGTAATCATAGAAAACAAAAAAGGCAATATCCTTGTGGATAAAGACGAAGAACCCTTTAACACTCAATTTGATAAAATTCCCACCTTAAAGCCCGCCTTCGAAAAAGAAGGCACCGTGACGGCCGCGAATGCTTCCAAAATTAATGATGGAGCCGCTGTTCATTTGTTAATGTCAGAGACCCAGGCTCAAAAAAGTGGATTAAAACCCCTAGCACGCATTGTAGCTTATGCAACCAATGCCCATGATCCAAGTTATTTCACCACGGCTCCTGTCGGGGCCATTAAAAAAGTACTCAACTTAGCCAATCTCAAAGTTTCTGATATTGATCGCTGGGAAATCAATGAGGCCTTTAGCGTGGTCACCCTGTTTGCTATTAAAGAATTAGAACTTACAAGGGCCAAGGTCAATTCCCACGGTGGTGCCATTGCCATTGGTCATCCCATTGGAGCCAGTGGCGCTAGAATTTTGGCCACTCTGGTACATGGTCTACATACTCATCAACAAAAATATGGTTTAGCGACCTTGTGTATCGGTGGAGGCGAAGCTGTTGCCATGATTATCGAAAGAGTTTAA
- a CDS encoding 1-acyl-sn-glycerol-3-phosphate acyltransferase: MMLDSLAPLRSIVMVLIYPFFTLIASVVTIVLNLIFNDRKIDNRVIKWWARNTCRMFNVKVKVIHREKIPKNGGCLYLFNHTSYFDVWAMSAALPSFRFGAKIELFKIPFFGKAIARVGVLPINRDRKESVFRVYEKAKIRMQKGERFALSPEGGRQLEPRLGKFKSGPFVFAIQCQAPIVPVIIRNANRVMSKKSFIPNFYHWQDTITLEVMDSIETTDFVIDDKKKLMNMVHEKMNHVLNSFDNHGNSFASTDTQGR, encoded by the coding sequence ATGATGTTAGATTCCTTAGCACCACTAAGATCCATAGTGATGGTTTTGATATACCCCTTTTTTACTTTGATAGCCTCTGTGGTAACGATAGTTTTAAATTTGATTTTTAATGACCGAAAAATAGATAATAGGGTTATTAAATGGTGGGCCCGCAATACTTGTCGGATGTTTAATGTGAAAGTGAAAGTGATCCATCGCGAGAAAATTCCCAAAAATGGGGGTTGTTTGTACCTCTTTAATCACACCAGTTATTTTGATGTCTGGGCGATGTCAGCAGCTCTTCCTTCATTTCGTTTTGGGGCCAAAATTGAATTATTTAAGATTCCTTTTTTTGGGAAGGCCATCGCAAGGGTGGGAGTTCTTCCTATCAACAGAGACCGTAAAGAATCTGTTTTTAGAGTTTATGAGAAGGCAAAAATCAGGATGCAAAAGGGCGAAAGATTTGCTTTGAGCCCCGAAGGAGGAAGGCAGCTGGAGCCGCGTCTGGGAAAATTTAAGTCGGGACCATTTGTCTTTGCAATCCAATGCCAAGCGCCCATTGTTCCTGTGATCATTCGAAATGCCAACCGGGTGATGTCTAAAAAAAGTTTTATTCCGAATTTTTACCACTGGCAAGACACCATCACTCTTGAAGTGATGGATTCTATTGAAACAACAGATTTTGTGATCGATGATAAAAAGAAATTAATGAACATGGTTCATGAAAAAATGAACCATGTTTTAAACTCTTTCGATAATCATGGCAACAGCTTCGCCTCCACCGATACACAAGGTCGCTAA
- a CDS encoding TIGR04552 family protein, with protein sequence MKTDFDFNWSIMDTIAGGKSALDIPGLEIDTENKAHLFLKSYGFDSKNPRDIEKLWYYHRRSVVLMTERLGYALDEIPEVLRDRKSLVDITKLLFYATPKNSFSKEYQIWSCAILRCIHVFVHTENDLFTSYSEEIQKQVLSDFQKFIYHDGQTHKTYLTVGDSKGYLPHESKIELVHFQSKPFKTSSSAVIKLLARPDALAMKIFDKLGIRFVTKDLFDVFTVLRFLLEHQMISFPHTMPDQSSNNLYPVSHFRKALELAKQEKISRTDFHSYMEKYLEENLKETDLFRKSNKQTHNDFKFIKFITRKLIHIDKEDKRLFSFFFPYEVQIMDEKSYTNMISGPSNHDSYKERQIKAARNRLFPGN encoded by the coding sequence ATGAAAACAGATTTTGATTTTAATTGGTCGATCATGGATACGATTGCTGGTGGCAAATCCGCTTTAGATATTCCAGGACTTGAAATCGACACAGAAAATAAAGCTCATTTGTTTTTAAAGTCCTATGGTTTTGATTCCAAAAATCCCAGAGATATCGAAAAACTCTGGTACTATCATCGCCGGAGTGTCGTTTTAATGACGGAACGCTTGGGATACGCCCTTGATGAAATCCCAGAAGTCTTGCGAGATCGAAAAAGTCTAGTGGATATCACAAAGCTTCTTTTCTACGCGACCCCTAAAAATAGTTTTTCAAAAGAATACCAGATATGGTCATGTGCAATATTAAGGTGTATTCATGTATTTGTTCACACGGAGAATGATCTATTTACGAGTTATTCGGAAGAGATTCAAAAGCAAGTATTGTCTGATTTTCAGAAGTTTATTTATCATGATGGCCAAACTCATAAAACCTATTTAACGGTTGGTGATTCAAAAGGTTACTTGCCCCATGAATCTAAAATTGAGTTGGTCCACTTTCAATCCAAACCGTTCAAAACCTCATCCAGTGCTGTGATTAAGCTGTTAGCTCGTCCAGATGCTTTGGCAATGAAAATATTTGATAAGTTGGGGATTCGATTTGTAACTAAAGATTTATTTGATGTTTTTACCGTATTACGATTTTTGTTAGAGCATCAAATGATTAGCTTTCCTCATACAATGCCGGATCAGTCTTCAAATAATCTTTATCCTGTAAGTCATTTTCGTAAAGCTTTAGAGCTTGCCAAACAGGAAAAAATTTCGCGAACTGATTTTCACTCCTATATGGAAAAGTACCTAGAGGAAAACTTAAAAGAGACCGATCTTTTTCGTAAAAGCAATAAACAGACCCATAATGATTTTAAGTTTATTAAATTTATCACGCGGAAACTTATTCATATTGATAAAGAAGATAAAAGGTTATTTAGTTTTTTCTTTCCCTATGAGGTTCAAATCATGGATGAAAAATCCTATACGAATATGATCTCAGGACCTTCCAACCATGATTCTTATAAAGAGCGACAAATAAAAGCCGCCAGAAATAGATTGTTCCCAGGGAACTAG
- a CDS encoding DUF1003 domain-containing protein translates to MDLKELIEEENLQLQRLGDLVKESIAEEQLLSEKLLELERDSELSLGQSLADKVAEFGGSWFFIIGFFFILASWIVLNIFFLGEKPFDPYPFILLNLVLSCIAAIQAPIIMMSQNRREDKDRRRARSDFMINLKAEMEVRSLHGKMDLLISEQMKSLFKIQQSQIDLLLKINDTLKKN, encoded by the coding sequence ATGGATTTAAAAGAACTGATCGAAGAAGAAAACTTACAATTGCAAAGATTGGGCGATTTAGTTAAAGAATCCATTGCTGAGGAACAACTACTATCAGAGAAACTGCTCGAGCTAGAAAGAGACTCTGAGCTTTCCCTAGGTCAATCCCTGGCCGATAAAGTGGCTGAGTTCGGAGGGAGCTGGTTTTTCATTATAGGATTCTTTTTTATTTTAGCATCATGGATAGTACTCAATATATTCTTTTTAGGAGAAAAGCCTTTTGATCCTTATCCCTTTATTTTACTTAACCTTGTTCTTTCCTGCATCGCTGCTATTCAGGCCCCTATCATCATGATGAGCCAAAACCGAAGAGAAGATAAAGACCGTCGACGAGCCCGCAGTGACTTTATGATCAACCTAAAAGCCGAAATGGAAGTGAGGAGTCTCCATGGGAAAATGGACCTACTCATTAGTGAACAAATGAAATCTTTATTTAAAATTCAGCAGTCACAGATCGATCTTCTTCTTAAAATTAATGATACCTTGAAAAAAAACTAA